The following DNA comes from Spirulina major PCC 6313.
TCAGCGTGGGCGTGGGTTTTAAAATACTCGGCATAGTGGGCAGCATAGGCAGCCACATTCCGGCCAATCAGGGGGAGGCGTTTGGTGCGGATGACGTGATCCGGTGTGGCGGGCCCCTGTTGGCTGATGGTCGTGATGTCGTCCCGTTGGGCAAAGGCGAGGGTTTTCGGGGTGCAATGGTTGCGGAGAATGACGGGGCATCCGGCAAAGCAAGACAATTCAGCGCGGAGTTGTGCGAGGTCGTGGCTGAGGGCGCGATCGGGGATCGAGGCGCTGGGAGTGGGGAGGGTGGCGTTTTGTTGGGTGATGTAGTCCTCGGCGAGGCTCACCAGATGGATCATCCGCTCGTAGGACTCCTGGGCCGTCGCCCCAAAGGAGAAAATGCCGTGATTCATCAACACCATGCCGATGGTGTGCGGGCCCGCTTCGGCTTGGAATTTGGCGGCACAGACACGGGCGAGATCAAACCCCGGCATCACGTAGGGAATGATCACGACGCGATCGCCGTAAATCTCCGCAATCCGTTCCCACCCATTGGGCGTATTCGTAATCGTCACCACCCCATCCGCATGGGTATGATCCACATATTTATAGGGCAACGTCGCATGGAGAATCGTTTCCACCGACGGCGAGGGGGCGCTGGCGTTGGTCATCTGGGTTTTTAATTCATTGACCATCTGCGGGTCAGACAAACGCTCAAGCTCAGCCAGTTTCAACAAATGCGCCATGCGCACGGGAGCAAACCCCGCCGCTTCAATGGTGGCGAGATCCCAGCCGCTGCCTTTGACGTAGAGAATCTCTTCCGAGTCCCCCACCACATTGGTTTCCGTCACCTTCACTGAGGTATTCCCCCCGCCATGTAAAACGAGGCTGGGGTCTTGCCCCAACAGGCGCGAGGTATAGACCCGGAGGGCTAAATCAGTGGTGTATTGGGCGGCTTCGGCGGAGTTCCAGCGGCTTTGCATCGTCAGTTGGGGGGCAAGGAGCAATAGGTGAAATTGCCCCTCAGTGTATCAAAGAAGGTTACAATTACGCCGTGAATGCTTGACCAAACTATTTTTGAATCGCATATCAAGCCCCATTGGTCGTCTGCTTCCGGTGGCTGGTCTAAATCGTTTTCGGGGCAATCATATATTCAATGGCTTGTGGGTTATCAATACGCTTAGATGCTTGTAGGATTTCAATACCAACAACATTTTGACTAGAGTCAAGATCTAGGATGATTCCCGGTGTTTCTTCATCGCTTTCTTCAATATCCACATCTTTCAACGTAATCCGAAGAACATCAACTTCGGAGTCATATTTGATTTTCATGGGTTCCTCCAATATTTTTTAATTTGACTGGTTCGATAAAGGGTAATAACAACAGCCGGATCAACAGTGGTATTGATGAAAACACGAAGCAAATACAACTTTCCAGTGCCAAAGTCTATTTTGGATTGATAAATTGTCACTTCCGAATCTTGTTGAATGATTTGTTCTGGTTGTTCTAAAACAGCTTCAATGAAAGGAATGGGGATTTTTCTCTTCTTGGCTTCACCTAACGCATGAATTGAAAGTCGAAATTTCATTGGTTACTGTTCTTATGTTTTTGGATGCACTGGCTCTGGATTTTTTTTATGGATATTCTGATTCATAGAATTTTGGACTCGTTCGATTTGTCTGGGGGCATCGATTTTTTGCCAGAGGGTGATGGATTTCTTAAAGTATTCTTGGCTGTTGAGAACGTCGCCCATAGCTTGATAGGTCAAGGCAATTTGATAATAAGCTTCAGCAAGATCGCACTTAGCATCAATTCTTTTTAAAATATCGATAGATTCAGTGTGATAACTTAAAGCAGTTTTGAAATCAGATTGTGTATAAATTTCGCCTAATCCCATTAAACCTTTCGCCTTGACCTGTAGATAACTTGTTTTATTTGCAAATGAAATAGCTGCACTATATTGCATTTTGGCATTATCAATCTTTCCAAGTTTATGGTAAATTTTTCCAGAAAAAATATGATGGTATCCAAAACTCCATGTCGATGAATATACATAAAGATTGTTTTGATTAGTGTCAAGGCGACTTCTCAGATTTTCAAACAAATTGATTGATTTTTTAAGTAGTATCTCAGCTTGCTTTTTGTTATTGAGGGATGAATAACAGAAGGCCATAAAAGAACGATCTACAAACCTATCTTCTGGAAACATATCTTCAAACCTTTTACAATCTAATCTCAAAAGCTCTATAGCCTCTTTGAATTCTAGCAACTCTACTTTGCATAATGCTTGGTTAAAAAAAGAAACACCATAC
Coding sequences within:
- a CDS encoding DUF4258 domain-containing protein produces the protein MKFRLSIHALGEAKKRKIPIPFIEAVLEQPEQIIQQDSEVTIYQSKIDFGTGKLYLLRVFINTTVDPAVVITLYRTSQIKKYWRNP
- a CDS encoding DUF2283 domain-containing protein; translation: MKIKYDSEVDVLRITLKDVDIEESDEETPGIILDLDSSQNVVGIEILQASKRIDNPQAIEYMIAPKTI